In a single window of the Hydrogenobaculum sp. 3684 genome:
- a CDS encoding glycosyltransferase family 2 protein, with the protein MENRKKIAIVIPAYNEEDNVEIAYKRLKEVLDSTNYDYELIFVDDGSKDNTLSKLLELYEKDKKVKVISLSRNFGKEIALSAGLDYVDADAVIPFDADLQHPPEVIPELLAKFEEGYDVVNAVKRKRGGENFFKRFMSETFYKIINNVSSVEIPRNVGDFRLISKDALNAVKQIRERKRFMKGIFAWVGFKTASVYYETAPRHAGKTKWNYFKLINLAIEGITSFSIAPLRLASLLGLFVSFVAFLYAMWIIIQKLIYGNPVKGYPSIMVAILFLGGVQLITIGIIGEYVGRIYEEVKQRPLYIVKKIWDKDNKDK; encoded by the coding sequence GTGGAGAATAGGAAAAAGATTGCCATTGTGATCCCTGCTTACAACGAAGAGGATAATGTAGAAATAGCTTACAAGAGACTGAAAGAGGTGTTAGACTCTACAAATTACGATTATGAGCTTATCTTTGTAGATGATGGTTCAAAAGACAATACGCTTAGTAAACTTTTAGAGCTTTATGAAAAAGATAAAAAAGTAAAAGTTATATCTCTTTCTAGAAATTTTGGCAAAGAAATAGCCTTAAGTGCAGGTTTAGATTACGTAGATGCCGATGCTGTCATACCTTTTGATGCTGATCTGCAGCATCCTCCAGAAGTGATACCAGAGCTTCTTGCTAAATTTGAAGAAGGCTATGATGTGGTAAACGCTGTGAAAAGAAAGCGTGGAGGAGAAAATTTTTTCAAAAGATTTATGTCTGAGACTTTTTATAAAATAATAAATAATGTCTCAAGCGTTGAAATACCACGAAATGTGGGGGATTTTAGGTTAATATCCAAAGATGCTTTAAACGCTGTCAAGCAAATAAGAGAGAGAAAAAGATTTATGAAAGGTATATTTGCTTGGGTAGGTTTTAAAACTGCATCGGTTTATTACGAGACTGCTCCAAGACATGCTGGCAAAACAAAATGGAATTATTTTAAGCTGATAAACTTAGCAATAGAGGGTATAACTTCTTTTTCTATAGCACCTTTAAGACTGGCATCACTTTTAGGTTTATTTGTATCTTTTGTAGCTTTTTTATACGCTATGTGGATAATTATCCAAAAACTTATATACGGCAATCCTGTGAAGGGCTATCCATCGATAATGGTTGCTATATTGTTTCTTGGCGGTGTTCAGCTCATAACCATAGGTATAATAGGAGAATACGTTGGAAGAATATACGAAGAGGTAAAACAAAGACCCCTTTACATCGTTAAAAAAATATGGGATAAAGACAATAAAGACAAATAG
- a CDS encoding GtrA family protein: MQILKYLLVGTINTIVGYGIIFFLMFLGVSPEISNIVGYAVGISVSYVLNKIYTFQSKAHPKKEFPKFVLSLLASYTLNFLTLVLCIHILKINPYISQIISGAVYTLSGFVFLKYFAFRGSKDERYA; encoded by the coding sequence ATGCAAATATTAAAATATCTTTTAGTTGGTACCATAAATACAATCGTAGGTTATGGCATCATATTTTTTCTTATGTTTTTGGGTGTATCTCCAGAAATAAGCAATATAGTAGGTTATGCTGTGGGTATAAGCGTATCTTATGTATTAAACAAAATTTATACATTCCAAAGCAAGGCTCATCCAAAAAAAGAGTTTCCTAAGTTTGTTTTATCGCTTTTAGCATCTTATACATTAAACTTTTTAACGCTTGTTTTGTGTATTCATATACTTAAGATAAATCCTTATATATCTCAAATTATAAGCGGTGCAGTATATACGCTTAGTGGTTTTGTGTTTTTGAAATATTTTGCGTTCAGAGGTTCAAAAGATGAAAGATATGCTTAA